The Glycine soja cultivar W05 chromosome 4, ASM419377v2, whole genome shotgun sequence genomic sequence AAACCCACCCTAAACTCATGACGTCATTGAAATCAAGGAGGACTAAAAAGAATCAATTTCTTGGACTGGTTTGCTAAAGGCTTAACAATACATTAAACATTATAGCAACCTGTCAAACCAATGGCATATGCCTTATAATGATCATAACAAGTTTAGTTGGCATTACCATCTAGAAGATACTCCGGTGCTACGTATCCCAAGGTACCCGATAGTTTAATGTTCTTCTTGCTTTGGGACCCATCAGTTAAGGCAAGACCAAAATCAGACAGCTGAATCCACCACCAATAAGTACGTGGATGCCAACACATGAGAAACTTAGGTGAATACAttaaaaagatgaaaacaaTTGGTGATGGAAAAAGGAGATAACTTCTGTAGCAAAAAATCTAGTATGATTTTCTTACCTTGGCATTGAAGTTTGCATCTAAGAGAATATTAGAAGATTTCATATCCCTATGGATCACTGCAGGGTGACAGTGCTCGTGCAGATATTCTAATCCTCTGGTCCATCAGAAGTATGTTAATATAATTGCAACAAAAAACATCcggaagattaaaaaaaaaaccttgttaAGGAAACTCACCTTGCTGTGTCAAGAGCAATCTTCATCCTCATGTGCCAAGTCAATGCCGAGCCATGAGAAGGTCCTTCACCATAAGATTTTGGAAAAGAATGACACTAAGAATTTGGTTATTGAGAATAATGCATTTTTGTTTACAGTTGCATTTCTGTTTTCTAAACTTTATTTGTCTTTGGATCACATTTGGAAGTGCTTGCTTCAGGAACACGTTTCTGTTTTCTAAATACTATCCTTGAAtcttcagaagaaaaaaaaaaaaaagaacatgtcCTGACCTTTTCtgatttttggtttttaaatcaaatattttagaaacgatttcaaaatttaatagatttttcaTATTGGATAAGAAATCAGGTCCTAGAAGTGTCTCTCTACTATGCAAATAAAGCATTACCATGTAACTGAGCTTCCAATGATCCATTATGCATCAGCTCATAGACAACGAACCTCGTGTAACCATCCATGCTACAACCCAGTAAAGATATTATATTCGGATGCTGAATTTTGCTTAACATATTCACCTCGTTCTGCAAATTCATCACACCATTCAGTACAAGATagaaaggagagagagagaaagaaagagaaaaaaaaaaagtgaaaacagaGAACCGACAAATGAATAAGTAATATGTAATCATTATTACCTCAAATTCTCTCTCAGCATGTTGAGTCTCACAATGTAGTTTTTTGACTGCAACATCCAAGTTATGATCCAAACAAGCCTTGTAAACACGTCCAAAACCGCCCTCACCCAAGATGTTACTTTCTTGAAAATTATTGGTCGTTTTTTCTATTTGCTTATAGTCAATTATTGGAACATACCCGTCCATGCCAACAATCTTGATGGAACTGAATTTACTCACAAACGGTGCTAAGGTGATCCCCTTCTCTGCATCTTGGCATTAAAAAAAGCGAAAcaaggaaaaatgaataaataaacaaaaaatcaaattcaagaaTCTAGAACCAATTTGATATCGAAGCTAGCTGCTTcttgaaaaacagaaaacaggAATCTGATAAATGGAACattggaaaaataaagaaatacatacatacatacctGGACTTCGaaaatttttggatttgaatttgGATTTTGTTGGATACTTGGTATGATGATAAACCCAGAAGCATAAGAAACTGAAAATGAGTGCAGCAAGTGCAGTGGTGGCTACGACGATAGCTATTACCACTTTATTATTCCGGTGATGCTGCTCCTCCCCTGCTTCAATAGTTTAGTTGTGAGAATCCAGAAAGGAAAAGAATCATAgctaaaaaacaataattttgagTATCCAAatgatgagagagagagagagagttgaatGAAATGAGTACCTGGAGATAAAGCAGGAGAAGAAGCAGGAGGGTCTGCAGCCCAAATGGgttggtgaagaagaagaacaagaagaagaagcatgAGGAGAAGCTTCATTTTCATTGTTTGTTGTAAGAAAACATTGAGATAGAGATATGTGGAGGCACAAGCAGACAGGGAGAGACTCGAGAGTGTGTTGTGTCGTGAATTGTGAAGGCTTTGGAAGTTAATGTTAATGGGTGTTCTGTTATGTTCTGGATCTCCAAGGTTTCAACTGCTTTTTGGTTCTTCATAAAgcatgctcttttttttttgttaccttTTGAATCTTCTTTTGAGACCTCTCTTTGTCTCAatgtctctcttttcttttttttttttctatttaaatttgagACTTATTTTTATAACCAGACCAAATCCACCAAAATAATTCTGTCTAAATTAGATTAGAATTATTACGAGTAATAATACTCTTTTTATCCAGAATTTAAATGAAAAgtcttattaattaaattaaaataattttatataaaaaaattgaataaaaaatcacatCAGTAGTTGAATCCATTGAATTAGATATTAATTTTGCTGCTGATACATAATTATCATTAGTCGAGGGGAATTTTGTACATCACAAAATCAGACACGTGCACCATTATTACGGCAACCTGTGAGTTAACTCTAGTATCAAATTGTGTATACATTATAATGTGATATTATTATATCACTGTCTGTGCAGAAGATAAAAAGAAGGAAGAGTGGGGgagagaaaatttaatgttGAGGTGAAGCGGCAATCACACGACAAACATGTGCACTTGTTCTTGCCAACTGCAAACATGAACcaacattttcttcttcttcttcttcatttttttgtcaattttctttttcgtttcttATTATAAGGCTGATGCACCACCGCCAGTGGTCGATCAgcgaagagaaaaggaaaagagagagagtaCTTGGCGGTTCCAAAATGATGATCACGAAACAGCAAACAGCTACACCttcttaaataaaatgacagagtaaattattattttgaacatGTCACTGTTTGGACATTGTCTTCGTGGCCTTCTTATAATCATCATTGCATGCATGTATTTTCCTCTTTACGAAGAAAAAGTAACTAATGTACTACATATATATTTACGTATGCATGATAAatcatatatatgttaaaatattaactattgattttttcattaacaactataattattttaacttttagtttAAGGGTTTgtataatcaaatatatatttttaaaaaacacacaTGAAATTAAGCTCTTTCAAACTTATCTGTATCTCAATGTTTTAGCGAGTTAACATTTTACAAGTTAATTGTTTTGCTTTGTAGTGTAGGGAAACGGTAAGTAACTGCTATAACATaactttttccttatttttcgtTGGTGCCCTTTTAATTTGTTGACTGAATAAATTGGATTCATGTTTTATATAATGGGACTTGTAGAAGAAATTTCCTTAGTAAAGAAGTCTCAAATAATGTTGCCAGAAATAGTATTCACTTGTATATGAAAGTCAATTGCGGGGAATTCTTGTTctctatatttaaaaaaatagaaagagtgGGTGGTGGTGGAGAGAAACCCCTTTCATTAGGTGAACTGTTTATACTCACTTGCGTCAATTTATACCACATATTCTCGTAGATAATCCATACTCCAGAGTTCACATTGTGCTTTTCTGTCCAACTTTTGTATAAGTCAATTGTGTATACATGTCTATTTGACATCATATATTATGTAATTTAAccaaattttaatcatttaccATTGACGAGCAAGAAATCACATGCGTGCaccattttttctaatttaaaaggAACCACAAAGTCTTAAGCAAAATGCCACATTAGGTCAttcctaattagaaaaatagtaaaataatatgGCTATTATCGGCTCCCATTTTTTATATACTATGATAAtgcaaatattttgtttaagatattcaaaaagaattttaaattataatttattaaaaaaattcaacctaTACATTTGTTTTCACATATAAACCCTCGGTGAAACTTCTTTTTGGACGTGACATAACGCTTAGGgttgattatattttaattcttaaatatttttgtaaatttcagTTTTACTCtctaaacaaaatttttaacatttttttcttatatttttcctctattaataattttagttcAACAATTAAGTGACAATATTAATAGATAACATAACAATCACAGTTAAAAAACTTGCTATATCATTAAGAAATTTAACTGGacaatcataaatatttttttcttgcaaattatatttttaatcttttgtcaATCATTAACGTGTTTCAATACGTGAAAGATTAACAATACAGTTTatcggaagaaaaaaaaatatgcgaTTGCTCACATCAAATTCCTATGTAGTGAGTCACTAAGTTATGATCAACTAATTAAGTCTTTGGGTTGaaatattgaaagaaaaaataacactCTTAAGTCTTAGCATGTTATAGGTAAAGGATGGGTTTGAACTTTGTTAATGAAACAcgttaatcaaattattttaggactcatttgttttagagtttattgttttattagttaaatataattaaaatttgtgctTAAATTAATCTTtcctattaaatttatattataacttgTATTCTTAGTAGAAAGTGTAGAAATTAATTTTCCGATACTAAAACAAATAAGATTTTATCCAAGCccccaattcaaaattaaatgaaatatcgTTATTAGCAATGAACGTGATTTTCAACTTGGCATAGTGATAGAAAAGGCACGGGTAGCTAACAAGTCATAATCGAATAAATCATACATATCAAATGTTGACAAAAAATCATAATCTCAGGTCTTGTTTGGTTCATCTacattttaacttaaattacaaatctacttttttatgtaatatatatttatattttgaaacatTTATATACAAGAGCTTTATTAATTGTGTTGTAGGCTATTGTTGAGGATTCGATCAATCATGCAACACGTACCCAGATTGTCATGCTTTAAATGATCCTAACCCCATTCATTTATAGAGTTCGACCCATTGGTAATAGCTACAATCAATCAATCGTAACAAGGCATTGAATCTCTTTCTTATTCGTCCAAACAAAATACGCAATGATAGATACATGTATTAACAAACCAAACCAATTATTTTGTATCTGCAACAGTCAACATCAGTTGCTGGCAGAGTTTTTAtgcatttgtattttttttatatagaaaactACAGTAGGTGGTATCATCTAATTAAAGTCATAAAGTTGAGTCATTTCAACAACCTAAAAGAAAAATCCATATGAGTGTTTTGTGAGGAATAGttctaacaaatatttttaaataggtaAAAATAGATCAACTTTGACATgtgtaattatattattaaattataaatttatagattttaaaaaatacagtaTCTAAGTTTAGATAATTTAGAACCATATTAAAGTATCGGTTAATGTAgttttagataaatatttatatcataaaattcaataaatttatcgtatataatgaattataatttaatgatggtttcaatctttttatacagtcattttattctttatgtACGGTTTTTTATATATGGGCCCATAAGTCATGgttttgaggaaaaaaaaatcttcatggCATTTCAGCCTTGGCCCCATAGTCAAATGGCCACCAGCAGCCATTGTTTTGACAGatttttgttaacaaaaatttcaaaaaatattattcacaaaTCCTTCATCATCATCCTACACCTAacttttatctttatatataaagagagatgAGTTGGAAAATCTGATGCAATCATTTTTCCCCGCTCAAACTAAGGGCAAATTAGTAATTTAACAATTAGTCATCTTATATTATTTCACACTAcactgataaaaaataataattttataaaattattcttatataatcattaattcgtttatagattttattatttatattatattataaaaaatataaatgaaaaaaattaatgctatattaaaaaattaaaataacaaatattttgaaatattttttttctcttgcacGGCAGTAGTAGGACCTGTTTCATTCTATGTAATCAATGTTAGGAAATTGAATACGCACTGTTTCATTCTATGTAATCAATGTTAGGAAATTGAAAAGACAAATTCTCGtgatattttagtattttttacattaataatgtatttttttcattctatgtAATCATGtagattaaaaatgtatttttttacattaataaaaaaagtacttAATTCAAACGTAAATTGGTAttcttaaaacaaacataaaattggcatggtaagttttattcaatctcaattataaataatgtactgataatttgaatttgaattgtgCCTATtagttcaaattcaaaatttataaaattattgaacaaaaattaaaaatttctaatGGAGATGTAATTTTTAATCACAAAATAACAGTGCTTTAGTCTATAGACTAAAACAAAACCCTTGTAtggaatttaataaattataaataaatattagtataatttttcaaaatagcattggaattttataaataattttgttattaataatagTATTATTAGAGTAAGTTTTATTCAATCTCAATTGTAAATGCAaatcaatattataaataagatgCATATAACCCAAATATGAATCGTTCTTaatagataaattttaaaatgaagagATTAATAATGGAGATATAGTTTTATTTCTTACCAAGTGTTTTAGTCTATAAACGGAAAACTTACATTtgttacataataataattgaattcttttaaaatattttctaatcaTGTTAACTtacaaatttatcaaataatattaaattatttttaaatatcctttaattaatttttacacttatcattaaataattttttaaaattttcacctTATGACTTTAAAGACGACACTTATGCTatgacttttaattaattaaaaaaacataatattaattttaaaaaaattaatattatttgataaattttaagttaatattatttgctAATATTAATAGCAAAAGTATTAAAAACATAAggctagaaattaaaaattaaaactaatttaaagaggttaaaaattaatttaaaaatagaattttttggATGACTTTAAAATCGTATAATCGATCtcaaattatcaattaaaaaataacttgttgttaattttttaaaaaatatataaaatcatttatctttttactattttaatataattatttatgacttatttttatttgagtattaatttaaaatttattttattaataaattaaaaagaaatattaacttTTGGTACTGTCACCCTTTACTAGGGTCAAGGAATAAGGTAACTTGGGACCCAATCCAAGGAGCAATTAAAGAGAACGACCGGCCGCCTTAAACGAATGTCGGTTATCAGCTCCAACACCTTCCGTGAAATCACCATGCCGTGTTACCCTTTCATCGCATGCCACGTGTACCACATTTTAAAACGACCGAGGAATCAAACAATTATAGAACACTAGTAATTTAATTGAAGGGCCTCACGCGGATGACTTAAACTAAGTATACGCGCCGGtcaattttcaaaatcaatctCAGCCGTCAGATCATTCATTTCATatagtataaaaaaactaacacgCTTTTCTTTTTCCGATGCGTTTGGTTTGGTATacccgaaaaaaaaaattgtattttcaatcaatcttatCTCCCCAATCGACACTCGCAGGAATAACACGAGTCAGCGTTGAACAAATCTTAttgaattaaagtaaaaataatcaaattcgtttataaagatataaaatactaataaactagtttataaaatatgaaatatgaaaattataaatttagttattgaatatgtatgataatttaataataaattgatctataaaaattataatttaatgttaaattgattttcaaaaaatataattattactattagttcttaaatattataatttaataataaaataattttaaaaatttaacaacgaagttaattaataattttttatccaaatactaaatttcaataattattatCATCCCATAAAGACGAATGAATACAAGTAAACACGAAGGTTGTTGTGGTTTTCACGTGAAGCAATAGATGGCGAAAGTGTGGATGTAGCATCACTCTTGTACTTTTCCAGATTCTACCCCTAAGCCGCCTCATCTTAAATAAATAGCGTTACCCTACCTTCTTCTCTCATAGTTGAATTTTTAACTTGTCTGTTCTTATCTTCATCCTACGCCAATAGCCCAAAACCttgttctctttttgtggttCATTTCTCTCTTCCAGATGCCACTTGCCGTTCTTCACCCTCACGATTTTCTCAGGAAAAACCCATCTAACCAGTACCAGACCATAATCCCTCACTCTCCCAACATGAATCCTAATAAGTCTCATCGGACTTCCCGAAACCGTAAGAAGCGGCCCGATCCAAGCCCACAAGGCGTTGTCAGCCCAGCCCGGCTCACATTATCCCCGAAACCCCAAGTCAAAAACAAGCCGCAGCAGCAACTCGTCATGGGTCAGGTCAAAATACTCAAACGCGGCCAACTTTTGACCCAAACGACGCCGGATCCACCGCCGCAGACGGAAATCGTCGATCAGAAGTTAACTCCGCAGACGGAAACCGTCGAAAAAAAGGACTTAACTTCAATCGTAGATGGTTTATATGCAGGCTATTCGATGTTGGTGATGTCTCCACCTCCTAGCTCCGTTCCGTTACCGGCTTTCATCACTAAGAAGATTGCGGTTGTTAGTGACGCCACGAGCGACTTGCGGAAAATGTTACGGCTTGATTTTCCCTAATCCTGTGGCGGTTTGTGAATGAACGAGGATTTGAACGGAGGTTGTTGGTGATTAGGGCATTGTAGTGCTCGatcttctcttattttttcaGCGGGAAGGTCGTGTCACGAATGCAAGTCTCTTATTGTTTAGAACTTTCTTCAGATTGCCGTACATACATGTTACTACTGGGATTAGTCTTCATACTTTTTAGATTAATTACTTTGTGATactaattattagttttaaggAATAGGCTTCTGTATATCTGTGTAATGCTTTGTAAGTATTTAGGATATAGAAGCATTTTCTTCCTCTCTCAATTATGTGTCCTAGTCTTTTAAGTTTAATGTTTCTATCTCTTTTGTTAGCATTTATATTTACGAATTCGTCATTTAATTAGGGAATTCCTGTAATTGTTGATTTATGGAATACAAGGAAGAAAATAGTTTGTTGGATCTG encodes the following:
- the LOC114408926 gene encoding probable receptor-like protein kinase At1g80640 isoform X2, producing the protein MKMKLLLMLLLLVLLLHQPIWAADPPASSPALSPGEEQHHRNNKVVIAIVVATTALAALIFSFLCFWVYHHTKYPTKSKFKSKNFRSPEKGITLAPFVSKFSSIKIVGMDGYVPIIDYKQIEKTTNNFQESNILGEGGFGRVYKACLDHNLDVAVKKLHCETQHAEREFENEVNMLSKIQHPNIISLLGCSMDGYTRFVVYELMHNGSLEAQLHGPSHGSALTWHMRMKIALDTARGLEYLHEHCHPAVIHRDMKSSNILLDANFNAKLSDFGLALTDGSQSKKNIKLSGTLGYVAPEYLLDGKLSDKSDVYAFGVVLLELLLGRKPVEKLVPAQCQSIVTWAMPQLTDRSKLPSIVDPVIKNTMDPKHLYQVAAVAVLCVQPEPSYRPLIIDVLHSLIPLVPIELGGTLRVSQVI
- the LOC114408926 gene encoding probable receptor-like protein kinase At1g80640 isoform X1, whose translation is MKMKLLLMLLLLVLLLHQPIWAADPPASSPALSPGEEQHHRNNKVVIAIVVATTALAALIFSFLCFWVYHHTKYPTKSKFKSKNFRSPDAEKGITLAPFVSKFSSIKIVGMDGYVPIIDYKQIEKTTNNFQESNILGEGGFGRVYKACLDHNLDVAVKKLHCETQHAEREFENEVNMLSKIQHPNIISLLGCSMDGYTRFVVYELMHNGSLEAQLHGPSHGSALTWHMRMKIALDTARGLEYLHEHCHPAVIHRDMKSSNILLDANFNAKLSDFGLALTDGSQSKKNIKLSGTLGYVAPEYLLDGKLSDKSDVYAFGVVLLELLLGRKPVEKLVPAQCQSIVTWAMPQLTDRSKLPSIVDPVIKNTMDPKHLYQVAAVAVLCVQPEPSYRPLIIDVLHSLIPLVPIELGGTLRVSQVI
- the LOC114408927 gene encoding uncharacterized protein LOC114408927 — encoded protein: MPLAVLHPHDFLRKNPSNQYQTIIPHSPNMNPNKSHRTSRNRKKRPDPSPQGVVSPARLTLSPKPQVKNKPQQQLVMGQVKILKRGQLLTQTTPDPPPQTEIVDQKLTPQTETVEKKDLTSIVDGLYAGYSMLVMSPPPSSVPLPAFITKKIAVVSDATSDLRKMLRLDFP